Below is a genomic region from Leptotrichia shahii.
TTTGCTCCAGCCTGAGCTGAACTTAATGTTGGATCCTCTTTTACTTCTGAGAATATTCTATAATCAATGTGTATGCTGTCGAGTACTTTTGTAATATGTTCTGTATATCCTAATTCAGCCAATACTTTATCTGTCACGATAAAGGCTTTTTTATGATTTCCTTTTAATTCTTCTAAAGCTGTCGGAAGTGATCCGTATTTGAAATAAATTTTTTCAGGAACTTTGAACCATAGCATATTTTCTCTTCTTTCTGCGATTGTTTTTACATTTAATAAGTGTTTTACTCCTACGTTTTCTGACACGGAATTTCCTCCCCACGAACCACATCCAAGCGTTAATGATGGTTCTAATTTAAAGTTAAATACATCTCCAATTGCTCCAAGTGAAGCCGGCATATTAATTAATGTACGTCCTGTTTTCATTAATCTTCCAAATCTGTCTATTTTTTCTTTTTCTGCTAAATTAATGTATAATGAAGAAGTATGTCCCAAGCCTCCAAGTCTTACTAGTTCATCAGCTTTTTTAAGTCCATCTTCAAAATCTTCAGATTTGTACATTGCAAGCACTGGAGATAATTTTTCGTGTGCAAAAGGTTCTTCCATTCCAGTTGAAGTCACTTCTCCAATTAATACTTTTGAATTTTTAGGAATTTCAAATCCTGCCATACTTGCAATAATATAAGCACTTTTACCAACTATATCTGCATTCAGGCTTCCATTTTTAAATAGTACTTCTCTTACTTTATCCAATTCCTCTTCATTTAAGATATAAGCTCCTCTATTTAAAAACTCGTTTCTAACTTTATCATAAATTTCCTTGTCTATAATTACAGATTGTTCTGTTGCACAAATTACTCCGTTATCAAATGTTTTAGACATTAGAATATAGTTTGCCGTCATTTTTATATCTGCAGACTTGTCTATTACAACTGGCGTATTTCCAGCTCCAACTCCAATCGCAGGAGTTCCAGATGAATAGGCAGCCTTAACCATTCCAGGCCCACCTGTTGCAAGTATTAAGTCGGCATTTGCCATAAGTTCTCTTGACAACTCTACACTTGGTTCATCAATCCATCCAATTATATCTTTTGGCGCTCCATATTTTACTGCTGTTTCCAAGGCAATTCTAGCTGTTTCAATTGTTGCCTGTTTTGCTCTTGGGTGCGGTGAAAATATTATTGCATTTCTTGTTTTTAACGAAATTAATGTTTTAAACATTGCTGTTGAAGTTGGATTTGTTGTAGGTACAATTCCTGCAATAATTCCTATCGGAGTTGCAATTTTTTTTACTCCATAAGATCTGTCATCTTCCAAAACTCCACAAGTTTTTTCATCTTTGTATTTATTGTAAATATATTCAGAAGCAAAGTGATTTTTTATAACTTTATCTTCTACAATTCCCATTCCAGTTTCAGCCACTGCTAAATTTGCCAATGTAATTCTTTCATCATTCATTTTTTGAGCCACTTTTCTAAAAATCTTATCGACTCTTTCCTGATCAAATGTTGCAAATTCCTCCTGAGCCTTTTTAACCCTTTGAATAAGATCCTTCAAACTCTCTAAATCCTTAACTATTGCCATTTTTCCTCCTAAAATAAAACATATATTTTCTAGTTCCACTTATATTATAATAATACTCTATTTTCTAAAAAAACTCAAGTTTTTTTTTTCACTTTTTAATTTTAATTTATATTTTCATAACAAAGTTTGTCTCAAAAACTAAAAAAATCTAAAATTTACAAATACATTTAATATATTCCTGTTTCATTTCATTTGTGTTTAACCACCTTTTTTTATCCATTCCTCAAATTGCTTCAAGAACTTCTCTTCTTCTTCAAATGTCATATTTTTTGTGATTTTCACCTTTTGACCTACTGATTTAAAAACATGCGCATCCGTTTACTCACAACTTTTTTATGCACATCTAAACAACTATTTCATTATTCCTTATATTCTATTGGTTTGGCTTAATTAGCATTACGTGCTTTTCAGCAAAATTGTTCCTATCCCTGTAGACTTTCTCAATCCCATTTCCTATTCAAAAATTAATACTAAAAAATATTTTTATATTATGTTAAAATTCTAATATCAATTTATTTTTTTAATAAAATTAGAATTTAAATAGTAGAATAAATACTATCAAATCTAGTTTTATTATAAATATTAATTGGAAATTTATTAAATAATAAAAGGAGAAATTAATTATAAAAAACGCTTTTAGAGATTATATCTGTTTTACAGATATGCAAAATATAGAAAGCTTAAATCAGCAGATGAAGGAAAGTTTTTTATTTAAAGAAAATGAGATTAAGGATGAGAATATTGAGAAGATTCAGCTTAAAAACTTGAAATAAAGTAAAAAAATAAGGGATTTTCTCAAAATAGAGATTATCCCTTTTTAAATTATTCAGTTTTAATAAATTTAGCAATAAATTTTGTTCCTTTATTTAATTGACTCTCAACATCAATACTTGCATTATGCTGCTCAATTATTTTTGCAACTAATGAAAGTCCTAATCCAAAACCTTTATTTACTTTTTTGTTTCGTGAGTCATTTACTTGGTAAAATCTACCCCAAATGAGTTTTTTATCCTCTTCTGGTATTCCAATTCCATTGTCTTCAATTTCCATAACACAATTTTCATTTTCCGAATATAATTTTACATTTATTTTATCTTTTGTAAATTTCATTGCATTATTAAATAAATTGTCAAGCAATCTTTCAATCATTACTTTATCTGCGTTTATAAATATATTTTGTTCAATATTTTTTGAAATCTTTATATTTTTTTCGTTTAAAAGATTTTTATAATCTTCTAATATTTTTTCCATTGTTTCTGAAAAATTTATTTTTTGCAATTCAATAACAGTCTGCTTTTCTATTTTGGAAAGTTCCATTATTTGATTTATCAGTTCCGACATTTTTTTTGCCTGACGCTGAATCACAGAAAAGGAGTCCTTTGCTTCTTCCATAGTGTCTGCATATTCCAGCGAATACTGACTTTCTGTAAGTATAACGCTCACAGGTGTCCGAAGTTCGTGCGAAACATCTGAACTGAACTGTTTTTCACGTGTATAGGAATTTTCAAGCGAATTTAGCATTTCATTAAAGGTATCTGCCATCCTGTGTATTTCATCTTTTCCTTCATCAATTTTGATTCTTTTGGAAAAATCACCGTTTTTTTGAATTTCTGAAGCTGTATCTGATATTTTGGCTATTGGATTT
It encodes:
- the adhE gene encoding bifunctional acetaldehyde-CoA/alcohol dehydrogenase, with product MAIVKDLESLKDLIQRVKKAQEEFATFDQERVDKIFRKVAQKMNDERITLANLAVAETGMGIVEDKVIKNHFASEYIYNKYKDEKTCGVLEDDRSYGVKKIATPIGIIAGIVPTTNPTSTAMFKTLISLKTRNAIIFSPHPRAKQATIETARIALETAVKYGAPKDIIGWIDEPSVELSRELMANADLILATGGPGMVKAAYSSGTPAIGVGAGNTPVVIDKSADIKMTANYILMSKTFDNGVICATEQSVIIDKEIYDKVRNEFLNRGAYILNEEELDKVREVLFKNGSLNADIVGKSAYIIASMAGFEIPKNSKVLIGEVTSTGMEEPFAHEKLSPVLAMYKSEDFEDGLKKADELVRLGGLGHTSSLYINLAEKEKIDRFGRLMKTGRTLINMPASLGAIGDVFNFKLEPSLTLGCGSWGGNSVSENVGVKHLLNVKTIAERRENMLWFKVPEKIYFKYGSLPTALEELKGNHKKAFIVTDKVLAELGYTEHITKVLDSIHIDYRIFSEVKEDPTLSSAQAGAKAMLEYNPDVVIALGGGSAMDAAKIMWVLYEHPELRFRDLAMRFMDIRKRIVEFPEMGKKAKFIAVATSAGTGSEVTPFSVITDDETGIKYPLADYALTPNVAINDPELMLTMPKGLTIASGIDVFTHALESYVSVMATEYTKPYSKEAARLVFKYLPESVDLGVKAIKAKEKMANASCLAGMAFANAFLGINHSLAHKLGGKFHVPHGIANAMLLEEVIRFNAVEAPTKMGLFPQYRYPDAMQRYAEMNDYLGFGGDTKEEKVENLIKGINELNKKIGIPASIKEWGVPEKDFLEAIDEMSLDAFDDQCTPANPRYPLMEELREIYLKSYYGKEWENEKERVAQILGF
- a CDS encoding sensor histidine kinase, giving the protein MKVTLWYTVFVVILISIMLTVSFTVANKMTGDLNHRELMEAVIEMTVEMVSDPNEFDEFDDGIYFVKYSSEGIEMGGMSPRGFDLTLKYKENTVRTYEKNGEKYYYFDKKIDNSRGEWVRGIVPINQLSDEVSKLLIIILILSPLLLLIIVYGGYRIVKKALNPIAKISDTASEIQKNGDFSKRIKIDEGKDEIHRMADTFNEMLNSLENSYTREKQFSSDVSHELRTPVSVILTESQYSLEYADTMEEAKDSFSVIQRQAKKMSELINQIMELSKIEKQTVIELQKINFSETMEKILEDYKNLLNEKNIKISKNIEQNIFINADKVMIERLLDNLFNNAMKFTKDKINVKLYSENENCVMEIEDNGIGIPEEDKKLIWGRFYQVNDSRNKKVNKGFGLGLSLVAKIIEQHNASIDVESQLNKGTKFIAKFIKTE